A part of Lactobacillus sp. ESL0700 genomic DNA contains:
- a CDS encoding histidine phosphatase family protein, translated as MKDLYLMRHGETIFNQRKLVQGAVDSPLTAAGIKEAAKMGTYLKEQGLTFDHAFASTQERASDTLELVTKQPYERLKGLKEWDFGLFEAQPEYLLPKFIFTDTAQANFFVPYGGEAAMQVMDRMDKTISKIMATPANQQVLVVSHGAAILMFLVKWMTSTEIAKIKDLPNCSVLHFTYDTATGKFAFVEMFEPHKL; from the coding sequence ATGAAAGATTTGTATTTAATGCGTCATGGCGAAACGATTTTTAATCAACGCAAGTTGGTTCAAGGCGCAGTTGATTCACCATTAACTGCAGCTGGAATTAAAGAAGCCGCTAAAATGGGCACGTACCTTAAAGAGCAAGGATTAACCTTTGACCATGCATTTGCTTCAACGCAAGAGCGAGCAAGCGATACTTTGGAACTAGTGACTAAGCAGCCGTATGAACGGTTAAAGGGATTAAAGGAATGGGACTTTGGCTTATTTGAGGCTCAGCCAGAATATTTATTGCCCAAATTTATCTTTACTGATACTGCCCAAGCCAACTTTTTTGTTCCTTATGGTGGTGAAGCAGCAATGCAGGTCATGGATAGAATGGATAAGACAATTAGCAAAATTATGGCGACGCCTGCTAATCAACAAGTGTTAGTTGTTAGTCATGGTGCTGCTATTTTAATGTTTTTAGTTAAGTGGATGACGAGCACAGAAATAGCTAAAATTAAGGATTTGCCTAATTGCAGTGTGCTGCATTTTACTTATGATACTGCTACTGGCAAGTTTGCTTTTGTGGAAATGTTTGAGCCGCACAAATTATAG
- a CDS encoding LLM class flavin-dependent oxidoreductase gives MVRINDELIFGLDSFGDVPDDPATNQPVTYDKALQQIIKEAKLADDLGIDVIALGEHHRPEYAISSPEIMLAAIASVTKRIKLSTGVTVLSSDDPVRVYERFATLDNISGGRAQIMLGRGSFTESFPLFGYDLNDYNELFEEKVAMFNELREGKPVTWESEYTQDLNNVEIYPKITGHKLDTYIGVGGTPSSVIRAARYGFPVIMAIIGGDPARFRPYVDLYNAAAAQYHNPQYPLGMHSHGVIAKTDEEAYEIGWKYLRRSMDRIGADRNWPPMTKEHFDYEIQTGSYYIGTPEHVAHKIADKMTQVGVKRFDFIYGAGGQTAAMRENILRLYGQKVVPMVKDLLNSGAYQFK, from the coding sequence ATGGTACGAATAAATGACGAATTAATTTTTGGCTTGGATTCGTTTGGCGATGTGCCGGATGATCCAGCAACTAATCAGCCAGTGACTTACGATAAGGCTCTCCAGCAGATTATTAAAGAAGCTAAGTTGGCTGATGACTTGGGCATTGACGTAATTGCTTTGGGTGAACACCACCGACCAGAATATGCTATTTCTAGCCCCGAAATTATGTTGGCGGCGATTGCTAGTGTGACTAAGAGAATTAAGCTGAGTACTGGGGTAACGGTTTTAAGTTCAGATGATCCAGTACGCGTTTATGAGCGCTTTGCAACTCTGGATAATATTTCGGGTGGTCGCGCTCAAATCATGCTTGGTCGCGGCTCGTTTACTGAATCATTTCCGCTATTTGGCTATGATTTAAACGATTACAACGAATTATTTGAAGAAAAAGTTGCCATGTTTAACGAATTACGTGAGGGTAAACCGGTAACTTGGGAAAGTGAATACACTCAGGATTTAAATAATGTCGAAATTTACCCTAAGATTACAGGCCATAAGTTAGACACTTACATTGGTGTTGGCGGTACACCAAGTTCTGTTATTCGGGCAGCGCGCTACGGCTTTCCGGTAATTATGGCAATTATTGGTGGTGACCCAGCAAGATTTCGGCCATATGTTGACTTATATAATGCCGCCGCTGCGCAATATCATAATCCGCAATATCCGTTGGGGATGCATTCACACGGGGTCATCGCGAAAACTGATGAAGAAGCATATGAGATTGGTTGGAAATATTTGCGGCGCTCAATGGATCGGATTGGTGCCGATCGTAATTGGCCGCCGATGACCAAGGAACACTTTGATTATGAAATCCAAACGGGTTCTTACTATATTGGTACTCCTGAGCATGTTGCTCACAAGATTGCCGACAAAATGACGCAAGTTGGCGTTAAACGGTTTGACTTTATTTATGGTGCTGGTGGTCAAACTGCTGCTATGCGAGAGAATATTTTACGTTTATACGGACAAAAGGTTGTGCCGATGGTGAAGGATTTGCTTAATTCTGGCGCTTATCAATTTAAATAA